A stretch of the Haloarcula ordinaria genome encodes the following:
- a CDS encoding TRAP transporter large permease has product MVSTAVIGILILTAVLILIGIPIFASLGIGSYLLLDVTNVLPKTLFGQTLFTGLDAFALIAVPLFILTGDAIVETGLSHKLLNFTESVFGGFRTGMGTATLFGCGLFAAISGSNASDAAALGRITLDRLEDRGYPRPYGCSIVASGASTGILIPPSISYIIVGLVFGISASTLFLAALIPGVAILLGMVVMNILVNRRKGYETGTEHPEVSEVGWSLWDAKYGLLIPFIILGGIYSGTFTPTEASAVAVITTILIGIGIQTLSLPQFPEMLERSALVNGVISPIIAIALLFSQALSALGIPEALVSAIIGTTSNFYLVTIIMIVFLFVAGAIMETTPNILVLGPLLLPVAQRVGMHPVHFSVFFISALAVGFITPPIGLNLYVMSGVSGESITDIAKTAVPFMIAMLAIILLIAWIPVLSMWGI; this is encoded by the coding sequence ATGGTCTCGACAGCTGTCATCGGTATCCTGATCCTCACCGCGGTGCTGATCCTCATCGGGATCCCTATCTTCGCCTCTCTTGGTATCGGGAGTTATCTGCTCCTGGACGTGACGAACGTGCTGCCAAAGACCCTGTTCGGTCAGACCCTGTTCACGGGCCTCGACGCATTCGCGCTCATCGCGGTGCCGCTGTTCATCCTCACCGGCGACGCCATCGTCGAGACAGGGCTCTCACACAAGCTGTTGAACTTCACCGAGAGCGTCTTCGGTGGCTTCCGGACCGGAATGGGAACGGCCACGTTGTTCGGCTGTGGCCTGTTTGCGGCCATCAGCGGCTCCAACGCGTCGGACGCGGCAGCGCTCGGTCGTATCACGCTCGACCGACTCGAGGACCGTGGATACCCGCGGCCCTACGGCTGTTCGATCGTGGCCAGCGGTGCGTCAACTGGTATTCTCATCCCTCCGAGCATCTCCTATATCATCGTCGGGCTGGTCTTCGGGATTTCCGCGTCCACCCTGTTCCTGGCGGCGCTCATCCCAGGTGTGGCGATTTTGCTGGGGATGGTCGTGATGAATATCCTGGTCAACAGACGGAAGGGGTACGAAACGGGGACTGAGCACCCGGAAGTGTCGGAAGTTGGGTGGAGTCTCTGGGATGCGAAATACGGTCTGTTGATCCCCTTCATCATCCTCGGCGGCATCTACAGCGGGACGTTCACGCCAACGGAAGCTTCGGCGGTCGCCGTCATCACGACGATCCTGATCGGCATCGGCATCCAAACCCTCTCGCTCCCCCAGTTCCCGGAGATGTTGGAGCGAAGCGCGCTCGTCAACGGCGTGATCTCGCCGATCATCGCGATCGCCCTGCTGTTCAGTCAGGCGCTCTCGGCACTCGGGATTCCGGAAGCGCTCGTGAGTGCAATCATCGGGACGACCAGCAACTTCTACCTCGTGACGATAATCATGATCGTCTTCCTGTTCGTCGCGGGGGCGATCATGGAAACGACGCCGAACATCCTCGTACTCGGCCCGTTGCTGTTGCCGGTCGCCCAGCGGGTCGGGATGCATCCGGTCCACTTCAGCGTGTTCTTCATCTCGGCATTGGCTGTCGGGTTCATCACGCCACCAATCGGCCTCAACCTGTACGTGATGTCCGGCGTCAGTGGGGAGTCCATCACCGACATCGCGAAGACCGCCGTGCCGTTCATGATCGCCATGCTGGCGATCATCCTGTTGATCGCGTGGATCCCCGTGCTCTCCATGTGGGGAATCTAG
- a CDS encoding TRAP transporter small permease, with product MMNNIPINVTDNSIVERTTPVLRLLNENLERYLLLSIYVYIISIIGVEVFRRFLLDNASLWGEETARFMFIYLTWIGASWGVHKRLHIRIDILHQYISERATGFLYILGDLVMLAFVVVAVQWTIPQLQTLLEFGAVTSALRVNKIFFQMAIPIGMGLMTVRILQALYRDVQDVRAGRAVYKGEQLFA from the coding sequence ATGATGAACAACATCCCGATCAACGTTACCGATAACAGCATCGTCGAGCGGACAACACCAGTGCTCCGTCTATTAAACGAGAACCTCGAACGCTATCTCCTGCTCTCGATCTACGTCTACATCATCTCGATAATCGGGGTCGAGGTCTTTCGCCGGTTCCTCCTCGACAACGCCAGCCTCTGGGGTGAGGAGACTGCTCGGTTCATGTTCATCTATCTGACGTGGATCGGCGCCAGCTGGGGCGTCCACAAGCGCCTCCACATTCGGATCGACATCCTCCACCAGTACATCTCAGAGCGCGCGACGGGTTTCCTTTACATCCTCGGAGACCTGGTCATGCTCGCCTTCGTCGTCGTTGCGGTTCAATGGACCATCCCACAGCTCCAGACGTTACTGGAGTTCGGGGCCGTCACTTCAGCGCTCCGGGTCAACAAGATATTCTTCCAGATGGCGATCCCGATCGGGATGGGACTGATGACGGTCCGCATCTTGCAGGCGCTATATCGTGACGTACAGGACGTCCGCGCCGGCCGCGCCGTCTACAAGGGGGAACAGCTGTTCGCGTAA
- a CDS encoding alpha-ketoacid dehydrogenase subunit beta, with product MSKQSQRVERDLTMSRGMVEAIAHEMRENDEVFYMGEDVADYGGIFDSTQGLLDEFGYDRIMDVPISETAYLGAAVGAAQEGMRPIAELMFVDFFGVAMDQIYNQMAKNTYMSGGNVSVPMVLTAAVGGTYNDAAQHSQTLYGTFAHVPGIKVVVPSTAYDAKGLMHNAIRDDDPVLYMFHKRLMGIGWMPAPDGPKTPVPEEDYTIPFGSADVKREGEDVTIVTLGLHVHRALEAAEQLADDGVDAEVVDLRSLVPLDTDTIVGSVEKTGRLVVVDEDYRSFGVTGEIVATVADESLAALDAVERVAVPDVPIPYARPLEQEVIPDVDDIAAAVERTQ from the coding sequence ATGTCGAAGCAGAGCCAGCGGGTCGAGCGCGACCTGACGATGAGCCGGGGGATGGTGGAGGCCATCGCCCACGAGATGCGTGAGAACGACGAGGTGTTCTACATGGGCGAGGACGTCGCCGACTACGGCGGCATCTTCGACTCCACCCAGGGCCTCCTCGACGAGTTCGGCTACGACCGAATCATGGACGTCCCCATCAGCGAGACGGCCTACCTCGGCGCGGCGGTCGGTGCCGCCCAGGAGGGGATGCGGCCCATCGCGGAGCTGATGTTCGTCGATTTCTTCGGCGTCGCGATGGACCAGATCTACAACCAGATGGCGAAGAACACCTACATGAGCGGCGGGAACGTCTCGGTCCCGATGGTGCTGACCGCCGCGGTCGGCGGCACCTACAACGACGCCGCCCAGCACTCCCAGACGCTGTACGGGACCTTCGCGCACGTCCCCGGCATCAAGGTAGTCGTCCCGTCGACGGCCTACGACGCCAAGGGGCTGATGCACAACGCCATCCGCGACGACGACCCGGTGCTGTACATGTTCCACAAGCGACTGATGGGCATCGGCTGGATGCCCGCGCCCGACGGTCCGAAGACGCCCGTTCCCGAGGAAGATTACACTATCCCCTTCGGCAGCGCCGACGTGAAACGCGAGGGCGAGGACGTCACCATCGTCACGCTCGGCCTGCACGTCCATCGTGCACTGGAGGCGGCCGAGCAACTGGCCGACGACGGTGTCGACGCCGAGGTCGTCGACCTGCGGTCGCTCGTCCCGCTGGACACCGACACCATCGTGGGGTCCGTCGAGAAGACCGGGCGGCTGGTCGTCGTCGACGAGGACTACCGCTCGTTCGGTGTGACCGGCGAAATCGTCGCCACTGTCGCCGACGAGTCACTCGCCGCTCTCGACGCCGTCGAGCGGGTCGCCGTCCCCGACGTCCCGATTCCCTACGCTCGCCCCCTGGAACAGGAGGTCATCCCGGACGTCGACGACATCGCCGCTGCTGTCGAGCGCACACAGTGA
- a CDS encoding GTP cyclohydrolase IIa has protein sequence MSLVQLDDYGPWTVTPEPRPEPALQALQSRLYADLADFVGSRDGYVFPGRFDNMVAVTNRIAPSEHQRFQELVRHQYPVTASVGVGTGGTPAAALGAATEALQSTGSAQDADRTERLATACEREPTGPLSVAHFDVVDATGQYTDSQHAFDAERRIRRAAVELADQMRDHGAVTSFVGGDNAISVCPRLPQRAYDDVLEGVREAVGVEMRVGVGTGETAQLAGREAKHALETGRATGEWVTAAAEAGGDD, from the coding sequence CTGTCCTTAGTCCAGCTCGACGACTACGGTCCATGGACCGTGACACCGGAACCGCGACCGGAACCCGCGCTGCAAGCCCTGCAATCGCGGCTGTACGCAGACCTCGCGGATTTCGTCGGGAGCCGCGACGGCTACGTCTTTCCGGGGCGCTTCGACAACATGGTCGCGGTGACGAACCGCATCGCGCCGAGCGAGCACCAGCGGTTTCAGGAGCTCGTCCGCCACCAGTATCCGGTGACGGCGAGCGTCGGCGTCGGGACCGGCGGGACGCCGGCCGCGGCGCTGGGGGCCGCGACCGAGGCGCTGCAGTCGACCGGGAGCGCACAGGACGCGGACAGGACCGAGCGGCTGGCGACGGCCTGTGAGCGCGAGCCGACGGGTCCGCTCTCGGTGGCGCACTTCGACGTCGTCGACGCGACCGGACAGTACACCGACAGCCAGCACGCCTTCGACGCCGAGCGACGCATCAGGCGGGCGGCCGTGGAACTGGCCGACCAGATGCGCGACCACGGTGCCGTCACGTCCTTCGTCGGCGGCGACAACGCCATCTCAGTCTGTCCTCGGCTCCCACAGCGCGCCTACGACGACGTGCTCGAAGGGGTCCGAGAGGCCGTCGGTGTGGAGATGCGCGTCGGCGTCGGGACCGGCGAGACGGCCCAGCTGGCGGGCCGAGAGGCGAAACACGCACTCGAGACGGGGCGTGCGACCGGGGAGTGGGTGACGGCGGCGGCCGAGGCGGGTGGCGATGACTGA
- a CDS encoding thiamine pyrophosphate-dependent dehydrogenase E1 component subunit alpha has translation MYADMVTARHYEERLQEEYLEGKQPAFDISAGPIPGELHLAAGHEASGAGVCQHLRDDDTVTAPHRPHHVAIAKGVDLKRMTAEIFGREIGLGKGKGGHMHLFDPEVKFACSGIIAEGCPPAAGAAMAAKKRNTDSVAVAFLGEGAIDQGAFLESLNLAAVHDLPVVFVIEDNDWAISMPKERVTDVQDGSQRAKGFDMPGVRVDSDDAVAVYEAAGEAIGRARDRNGPSVLELQVHRRMGHFMGDPETYRSDEDQDAAQARDSIERLAETLRGHGVDDATIDSLREAAHDRVEEAIEWAKEQPQPEPEAAHEDVWVNPPSGVTDTEPEYDLAGGDD, from the coding sequence ATGTATGCCGATATGGTGACGGCGCGGCACTACGAAGAGCGCCTGCAGGAGGAGTATCTGGAGGGGAAACAACCGGCCTTCGACATCTCGGCGGGACCGATTCCCGGCGAGTTGCATCTCGCCGCGGGCCACGAGGCCTCGGGCGCTGGCGTCTGTCAGCACCTCCGGGACGACGATACGGTGACAGCCCCGCACCGACCGCACCACGTCGCCATCGCGAAGGGGGTCGACCTCAAGCGGATGACCGCAGAGATATTCGGACGCGAGATCGGTCTCGGCAAGGGGAAGGGTGGCCACATGCACCTTTTCGATCCTGAGGTCAAGTTCGCCTGCAGCGGTATCATTGCCGAGGGCTGTCCGCCTGCTGCCGGCGCAGCTATGGCGGCGAAAAAACGGAACACGGACAGTGTCGCTGTCGCCTTCCTGGGAGAGGGTGCCATCGACCAGGGCGCGTTCCTCGAGTCGCTGAACCTCGCCGCTGTTCACGACCTGCCGGTCGTCTTTGTCATCGAGGACAACGACTGGGCCATCAGCATGCCCAAGGAGCGAGTGACCGACGTTCAGGACGGATCACAGCGCGCGAAGGGGTTCGACATGCCCGGCGTCCGTGTCGATAGCGACGATGCCGTCGCGGTCTACGAGGCCGCCGGTGAGGCCATCGGTCGGGCCCGTGACCGGAACGGGCCGTCGGTGCTGGAACTCCAGGTCCACCGCCGCATGGGCCACTTCATGGGCGACCCGGAGACCTACCGCTCGGACGAGGACCAGGACGCCGCTCAGGCACGGGACTCCATCGAGCGCCTGGCCGAGACGCTTCGGGGGCACGGTGTCGACGATGCGACCATCGACTCGCTGCGCGAGGCGGCACACGACCGCGTCGAGGAGGCAATCGAGTGGGCGAAAGAGCAGCCCCAGCCCGAGCCCGAGGCAGCACACGAGGACGTGTGGGTGAACCCACCCAGTGGGGTGACGGACACAGAGCCGGAGTACGATCTCGCAGGAGGTGACGACTGA
- a CDS encoding lipoyl domain-containing protein — protein MTDGSDRVAVTLEEWPDDADSEEGVVVNWFVREGAAVEASASLCEVQIEKVSLDVYAPVDGTLVEVVKAEDDEFVRGDTLGWLAP, from the coding sequence ATGACGGACGGCTCGGACCGCGTGGCGGTCACGCTCGAGGAGTGGCCGGACGACGCGGACAGCGAGGAGGGGGTCGTGGTCAACTGGTTCGTCCGTGAGGGCGCGGCCGTCGAGGCCTCGGCCAGCCTGTGTGAGGTCCAGATCGAGAAGGTGAGCCTCGACGTCTACGCGCCGGTCGACGGCACCCTCGTGGAGGTTGTCAAGGCCGAGGACGACGAGTTCGTGCGTGGTGACACCCTGGGGTGGCTGGCGCCGTAG
- a CDS encoding zinc-dependent alcohol dehydrogenase has translation MTERARALYFQRPREVTTEPTPKPAPGPDELLVETAASGVSPGTELLVYDGKVPTEMAVDETIDTLDGTFDYPVKYGYAAVGRVVETGARVDPDWRGERVFAFNPHESYFCADPADVYRVPSDVDTETATLFPTAETAVNFVLDATPRVGERVVVFGAGPVGLATTAVLSSFPLESLVVVDPVVTRRDLARELGATETVTPEGVAELAWDGDPAGADLCFEVSGNPAALNDAIETVGYDGRVVVGSWYGTKPAELDLGGHFHRGRVDLLSSQVSTISPERRGRWTKERRMDRAVEAVKRHDLGRLVTDRVPFDDAATAYQLLTRDTDVLTTVFTYDRP, from the coding sequence ATGACTGAGCGCGCACGAGCGCTCTACTTCCAGCGACCCCGGGAAGTGACGACCGAACCGACGCCGAAGCCGGCGCCCGGCCCCGACGAACTGCTGGTCGAGACGGCTGCCTCGGGCGTGAGCCCCGGGACGGAACTGCTCGTCTACGACGGCAAGGTGCCCACGGAGATGGCCGTCGACGAGACCATCGATACCCTCGACGGCACGTTCGACTACCCGGTCAAGTACGGCTACGCAGCTGTGGGGCGCGTCGTCGAGACCGGAGCGCGCGTCGACCCCGACTGGCGGGGCGAACGCGTGTTCGCCTTCAACCCGCACGAGAGCTACTTCTGTGCGGACCCGGCGGACGTGTACCGGGTGCCCAGCGACGTCGACACCGAGACGGCGACGCTCTTTCCGACGGCGGAGACGGCGGTGAACTTCGTCCTCGACGCGACGCCCCGCGTGGGCGAACGCGTCGTGGTCTTCGGTGCGGGTCCCGTTGGCCTGGCGACGACGGCGGTGCTCTCGTCGTTCCCGCTGGAGTCGCTGGTCGTCGTCGACCCCGTCGTGACCCGCCGAGACCTCGCGCGGGAGCTGGGCGCGACGGAGACGGTGACGCCCGAAGGTGTGGCCGAACTAGCGTGGGACGGCGACCCGGCGGGTGCCGACCTCTGTTTCGAAGTGTCGGGGAACCCGGCAGCGCTGAACGACGCCATCGAGACAGTCGGCTACGACGGGCGCGTCGTCGTCGGCTCCTGGTACGGGACCAAGCCGGCCGAACTCGACCTCGGCGGCCACTTCCACCGCGGCCGTGTCGACCTGCTCTCGAGCCAGGTAAGCACGATATCGCCCGAGCGCCGCGGCCGGTGGACGAAGGAGCGCCGGATGGACCGCGCCGTCGAGGCGGTCAAGCGCCACGACCTCGGCCGTCTCGTCACCGACCGGGTGCCGTTCGACGACGCGGCGACCGCGTACCAGCTGTTGACCAGAGACACCGACGTCCTGACGACCGTCTTCACGTACGACCGACCCTAA
- a CDS encoding class I SAM-dependent methyltransferase produces MDHARVRYLEAKRTVDDRALNRRVRERLLEALPPDPEIVEFAAGTGVTVPRLLEWGVTHGRYWGVDQDADLVAYAGRQRAADLRDAGYAVTRTGDGFRVGSDDALSVSFTAGDALACERTGADLVVAQAFADLVSLEDLLDALERTLAPGSVAYLPITFDGGTLFQPDHPADDRVERAYHDSIAARPGRDPRAGRHLLDRFRTADGRLLAAGASDWVVRPVDGGYPADERYFLECILDFVADALADRPVDGVGDWLETRREQLAAGELTYVAHQYDLLYAV; encoded by the coding sequence ATGGACCACGCTCGCGTGCGGTATCTCGAGGCCAAACGCACCGTCGACGACCGGGCGCTGAACCGTCGGGTCCGCGAGCGGCTCCTCGAGGCCCTCCCGCCCGACCCCGAAATCGTCGAGTTCGCCGCTGGAACCGGCGTGACCGTGCCGAGACTGCTGGAGTGGGGTGTCACGCACGGTCGGTACTGGGGCGTCGACCAGGACGCCGACCTGGTGGCGTACGCCGGACGGCAGCGGGCGGCGGACCTCCGCGACGCCGGATACGCGGTCACGCGCACCGGCGATGGGTTCCGCGTCGGCAGCGACGACGCGCTCTCGGTGTCGTTCACCGCCGGCGACGCGCTGGCCTGCGAACGGACGGGCGCCGACCTCGTCGTCGCACAGGCGTTCGCCGACCTCGTCTCGCTCGAAGACCTCCTCGACGCTCTGGAGCGGACGCTCGCGCCCGGCAGCGTGGCGTACCTCCCGATTACCTTCGACGGCGGGACGCTGTTCCAGCCGGACCACCCCGCCGACGACAGGGTCGAGCGGGCCTACCACGACAGCATCGCCGCGCGACCGGGACGGGATCCACGGGCCGGCCGCCACCTGCTGGACCGGTTCCGGACCGCCGACGGCCGCCTGCTCGCCGCCGGTGCCTCGGACTGGGTCGTCAGACCGGTCGACGGCGGCTACCCGGCCGACGAGCGGTACTTCTTAGAGTGTATCCTCGATTTCGTGGCCGACGCGCTCGCCGACCGGCCCGTCGACGGCGTCGGCGACTGGCTCGAAACGCGCCGCGAGCAACTGGCTGCCGGCGAACTGACCTACGTGGCCCATCAGTACGACCTGCTGTACGCCGTGTGA
- a CDS encoding metal-dependent hydrolase, with the protein MLFPTHLAVAALLGRWSRFSSAWLVAGAALPDLVDKPLGMLGVFDLFQTVGHSALTLAVLAVPLARHSRAGRALVVGWVSHLLLDAVHMVVNGRPEHTVFLAWPLAVPASPLTLPPVEFFFYYLWTPSFYLEVGIWLAVVAAFVPALRTRLDGWREAH; encoded by the coding sequence ATGCTGTTTCCGACCCATCTCGCAGTGGCCGCGCTCCTCGGGCGCTGGTCGCGGTTCTCGTCGGCGTGGCTGGTCGCCGGGGCCGCCCTCCCGGACCTCGTCGACAAGCCGCTCGGGATGCTCGGGGTGTTCGACCTGTTCCAGACGGTCGGTCACTCGGCGCTGACGCTGGCCGTCCTCGCGGTGCCACTCGCTCGCCACAGCCGGGCCGGCCGCGCACTCGTAGTTGGGTGGGTGTCACACCTCCTCCTCGACGCGGTACACATGGTCGTCAACGGTCGCCCCGAGCACACGGTGTTCCTGGCCTGGCCGCTCGCGGTCCCGGCGTCACCGCTCACGCTCCCGCCGGTCGAGTTCTTCTTCTACTACCTCTGGACGCCGTCGTTCTACCTCGAGGTCGGCATCTGGCTCGCCGTCGTAGCCGCGTTCGTCCCGGCACTACGGACGCGGCTGGACGGGTGGCGAGAGGCCCACTGA
- a CDS encoding OsmC family protein, which produces MVLSDVTEQQDIWFEKLLVTNYASCFIPALRVSARENGIDDLGQVRIEVAATLDENDDLSSISFDLHVEATLGEQADAIVEYAQDICHVQSALREGLHADVSVTDGAF; this is translated from the coding sequence GTGGTCCTGTCGGACGTTACAGAACAACAGGATATCTGGTTTGAGAAACTGCTGGTAACCAACTACGCGTCCTGTTTCATCCCGGCACTGCGCGTCAGTGCCCGTGAGAACGGCATCGACGACCTCGGCCAGGTCAGAATCGAAGTGGCGGCCACGCTCGACGAGAACGACGACCTGTCCAGTATCAGCTTCGACCTCCACGTCGAGGCGACACTCGGCGAGCAGGCCGACGCCATCGTCGAGTACGCACAAGACATCTGCCACGTTCAATCGGCGTTACGTGAGGGGTTACACGCCGACGTCTCAGTCACCGACGGCGCGTTCTGA
- a CDS encoding aldo/keto reductase yields the protein MNCLFVGAGSVAHQYADALPGSPLSLAGVCDTDAERAADFGEKHDAAAFTDLERALSTCDADIAVNLTSHTAHATVTRQCLEAGRHVYSEKPLALDGETAADLLAVADRADRGLACAPVTPEADAQRLAGRALADGRLGRVGLVYAHAHVGRVTDWHDRPDAFLSVGPLYDGAVYPLSLLVAWFGPVAEVRVADALDVWPAREDRRPSAPSHVEATLDFADGPVARLTASFYAPHRAREFYGLELHGDDGSLYLEDAGALSADRTSVSFGRVDREYTPMPPQTPGRETVYLDGVERFAAALADGHQPRETARRGAHVVAVCAAIERAAADGGSVSVLDCGATADPVPRPIVRPDPDRHVRHGNAEGDPPGTAAIRLPPVGFGCSRYRGDGEYVDRDESIATALDAGYRLVDVAELYGNEHRIGELLAAPGSPDRETLFLLGKVWNTNHGHVVEACTGSLEELGVDAFDCYALHWPDAWQYQGPLERLAERPTAEAEALTFPTDDRGDRATADLSLTESWAHLETAYERGLTRTLGVCNVSLAQLRTVLDVATVPPALVQVERHPYQPRTDLVQFCHERGIRVVAHSPLSAPGLLDEPVLTDIAAERGRSPAEVVVAWNVSEGVVPIPSSTDADHVVANLAAAGLRLDAAERERIATLEDPSFER from the coding sequence GTGAACTGTCTGTTCGTCGGCGCCGGGTCGGTCGCCCACCAGTACGCTGACGCCCTCCCGGGGAGTCCGTTGTCGCTAGCTGGCGTGTGTGACACCGACGCCGAGCGAGCCGCTGACTTCGGCGAGAAACACGACGCTGCCGCCTTCACCGACCTGGAGCGGGCGCTTTCGACGTGTGACGCCGACATCGCCGTCAACCTGACAAGTCACACGGCCCACGCGACGGTGACGCGGCAGTGTCTCGAGGCCGGACGTCACGTCTACAGCGAGAAGCCGCTCGCGCTCGACGGCGAGACGGCCGCGGACCTGCTGGCGGTCGCCGACCGCGCGGACCGGGGACTGGCCTGTGCACCGGTCACGCCCGAGGCCGACGCCCAGCGGCTGGCCGGGCGGGCACTCGCCGACGGCCGGTTGGGTCGCGTCGGACTCGTGTACGCCCACGCCCACGTCGGTCGGGTGACGGACTGGCACGACCGTCCCGACGCCTTCCTGTCGGTCGGGCCGCTGTACGACGGGGCAGTGTACCCGCTCAGCCTGCTCGTGGCGTGGTTCGGCCCCGTCGCAGAGGTGCGCGTCGCGGACGCGCTCGACGTCTGGCCGGCTCGCGAGGACCGACGGCCGTCGGCGCCCAGCCACGTCGAAGCGACGCTCGACTTCGCCGACGGCCCGGTCGCGCGCCTGACTGCCAGTTTCTACGCCCCGCACCGCGCCCGCGAGTTCTACGGACTGGAACTGCACGGCGACGACGGGTCGCTGTACCTCGAGGACGCCGGCGCGCTCTCGGCAGACCGGACGTCGGTGTCGTTCGGGCGCGTCGACCGCGAGTACACGCCGATGCCCCCACAGACGCCCGGACGCGAGACGGTGTACCTCGACGGTGTCGAGCGGTTCGCGGCGGCGCTCGCCGACGGGCACCAGCCGCGCGAGACGGCCCGCCGGGGGGCACACGTCGTCGCAGTGTGTGCGGCCATCGAACGAGCCGCCGCGGATGGTGGGTCGGTGTCGGTCCTCGACTGCGGCGCGACGGCCGACCCCGTGCCCCGGCCCATCGTCCGTCCGGACCCCGACCGGCATGTGAGACACGGCAACGCTGAGGGGGACCCCCCGGGGACTGCCGCCATCAGGCTGCCCCCTGTCGGCTTCGGGTGCTCGCGCTACCGGGGCGACGGCGAGTACGTCGACCGGGACGAGAGCATCGCGACGGCGCTCGACGCCGGCTACCGGCTCGTCGACGTGGCCGAGCTGTACGGCAACGAACACCGAATCGGCGAGCTGCTGGCCGCGCCGGGGTCGCCCGACCGCGAGACGCTGTTCCTGCTCGGGAAGGTGTGGAACACCAACCACGGGCACGTTGTCGAGGCGTGTACGGGGAGCCTCGAGGAGCTCGGCGTCGACGCCTTCGACTGCTACGCGCTCCACTGGCCCGACGCCTGGCAGTACCAGGGCCCGCTCGAACGGCTCGCCGAGCGCCCTACGGCCGAGGCGGAGGCACTGACCTTCCCGACGGACGACCGGGGCGACCGGGCGACGGCGGACCTCTCGCTCACGGAGTCGTGGGCGCACCTCGAGACGGCCTACGAGCGCGGTTTGACCCGAACTCTCGGGGTCTGTAACGTCTCGCTGGCGCAACTGCGGACAGTTCTCGACGTCGCCACGGTGCCGCCGGCACTCGTTCAGGTCGAGCGCCACCCCTACCAGCCACGGACCGACCTCGTCCAGTTCTGCCACGAGCGGGGTATCAGGGTCGTCGCCCACTCGCCGCTGTCGGCCCCGGGGTTGCTGGACGAACCGGTGCTGACGGACATCGCCGCCGAGCGGGGCCGGTCGCCGGCCGAGGTCGTCGTCGCGTGGAACGTGAGCGAGGGTGTGGTCCCGATTCCGTCGAGTACCGACGCCGACCACGTCGTCGCGAACCTCGCCGCCGCCGGGCTGCGCCTGGACGCAGCGGAACGAGAGCGAATCGCCACGCTCGAGGACCCGTCGTTCGAGCGGTGA
- a CDS encoding 6-pyruvoyl trahydropterin synthase family protein — translation MYELSVSRDFVAQHYLTVPDPGPEGEVHSHHYEAHVRFAGPDLNEYGYLVDIDDVEAVLDTLADRYRDELLNDLPAFDGNPSVERFARIFADEVAERLDAPTPDRLTVRMWEDDVGWASYERSL, via the coding sequence ATGTACGAACTGTCCGTCTCGCGTGACTTCGTCGCACAGCACTACCTCACCGTCCCGGACCCGGGACCGGAGGGGGAGGTCCACAGCCACCACTACGAGGCCCACGTGCGGTTCGCCGGCCCGGACCTCAACGAGTACGGCTACCTCGTCGACATCGACGACGTCGAGGCGGTCCTCGACACGCTGGCCGACCGGTACCGCGACGAGTTGCTCAACGACCTACCCGCGTTCGACGGGAACCCGAGCGTCGAACGCTTCGCACGGATATTCGCCGACGAGGTGGCCGAGCGACTCGACGCGCCGACGCCCGACCGCCTCACCGTCCGCATGTGGGAGGACGACGTGGGGTGGGCGAGCTACGAGCGGTCGCTGTGA